aattttaattgaattaagattttaaattaattacttgtgatttcatttggtggagtatgcttagtcctaggggtttttgatatgccatgcttaagaaatacaagtaatattttataaaatctatcttggcaataaactagagttaatatttgttttgtttttgaactataattactagaattaatttctgaaccatttgaagaaaaaaaaacggccgaatctttagtcccagtttctcgcaccagtgttaatatttttattgtatatatttattttctattaagtctaaaaaaattatccttcacaagtccgagagtttgaacctcattactacaaccccagaaaaatcattaatcattttggcgccgccgacgcggaattgtgtttaggtagaattttttttttttttttttgagatttatttttctttgttcttttttacgttctttgggtatttatctatgtgatacaggtttggaggcttggatcgaaaagaaaaaagaagaagaagaagttgtcaaagatttttggcgatttcataaagactaggagcaaagcttaaagcaaaaagaacggaaagaagacgaaggaatttttttttattatcattactttttagataatttttttttattattaattttttttttagaaactgtaattaaggtttttatttttgtaatcttttatttttggacatttttttttccggacattgaacgTTGGAcaatatttttaaaaccctacggaagggttataaattaaaaaaaaaataattaaatacaaactgcttgcagggaaggaagacgattactatatcgtctcggcccctcgggttcgcacactgacaccggagtcagtggcccgagccgactacagcggttcttcgcccgtctggtacgggaggtaaacttctaaacacccgcgaatctcctgcaagcgggtttactgttttccttaaggtgaatatatgttgaggacttgaatacggttgttttaaattcctagtaaagggcaaggcctggccaatacaagataagggttcggatttcatcaccgttctcttcttgcccgctttaggaaaacgaaaccgaacgcgaacctaagctttaaaattgggaatagaacgagaccgatagggtaacgagcctaataggaaactcgttcgaaaaatattggttgctctttaagcacacttcaaagttcatgatggtttctgtgagttgaatgcgtgactgcgccgcctaatCCGGTGAGGccctgggtatcaaagctctaccaagcttccctcgcctctattcaacttactttgactcggattgattccagaggggtttgctcaaattgcaacgaattccctttcgaaagatagaagctggtctagaaacaatctaagtggagccatcatgctttttgtttgctagattttataagtttgatttggtcgagtcagccttgtttgtgattgtgtcgaattcctctgtagtttttgtttcttcagtgatgaatccttttcaggagacgccacctgaaatgacgttacgagaatatatgagtagaaattctcgttatcaagagacgtcttcgaaaatgactcttggtgaatatatgcaagggaaacgacattgggatgttccaacggttagctatgaatcacctctaacgatctacgagaagtattataaaaatagaccgcttagtttggaacaaagattgagaattattagatgtcaaaaattatattatgatgatgaagaatcggaaatgtgtgggaatagtgatcaggaatttgttactcaagttgagccttataatgattatattatttctggttcagatcctaataattttaaaaattattcacctattcaaaaggacgaggatttgactagagatacccccgtttcagacgatgtagtatgtcctgtttacgaaaccaagaaaggtttagaggaaccggtttatcctgagaatactgttttagagtcatacgGTTTAGAAactatagtcttagatgaactcgtagagatgagtgaggatgcaccgcaagattacaacttagaagaatcaatggaccattttcaagaatctgatgacctacaaattagggaagttgtgactagtctatctagagacactgaaaactctaagtttgggggtgagtatcatcctccatgtgctttaactcttagtaaggtccatcacttgggacttgacatcaatgcctcaaccatcttacatgattatcttcatactcgttttccagaacctaatgatatccaacaagagtctcaattgttagaaatccatcctctggttgatgtggttaacccaggaaataataccaagattgattttgttttcccaccaaatagttttcttccaaatgtgggcatatatagatttcaaatgtgtcgaatattaagttgtgagactaaacctaaatgccttaggaaattagaatcgacacatttgattaagaatgaccactactctcactgtggtcaattatgtaagtcaaacctgattgatttagaggatcctcagttatttaggttattattatttcatgattctaagttcttatttgagtttttgccgactctaggacctaataatttggatccaacctatgaggaaatgcatccgaggaaaatattttatttagaccctttcatagaacctgaacctgaaccacaattagatataaatatcttaatcaggaactagataagggcatgctatccttgttcactttcttgggttattgtagtttcctttggtcagctctatttcgttttgaatacccacagttatttcgactgttactttatggttcgagttgactaatcctttcctaagtctggctgaagactttaaacttagcacttcttgggaggtaacccaatctcatgcgacacggtaatatctttacttatctcttttgcttctattggtaacaatttctccttgttcatgcttttaatttcatctttagaacattgaggacaatgttagatttaagtttgggggtatgggagaaactttttagttgcacttttgaaacttctagcgtcacatggtatccggttagctaagtttacatactgtttctcaccgaaaagatataaattggaatgctagagataacaacttattgagacattagagaaaaagacattgagatccttgaaattcaggagagaacttgttccttttagagggtaaccgtgatggacctaaccatacatgatggaaaggcaagtaggtcaggaaatgccagaaagacaaagcaacctcacaatatagtcttagttactggattgcgactctctctcagtagaaacttatcatcatcaacaagcggagcgacatcaaaatctatgaagaaagttgaagacattttaggtttagaagcaacaatagaaaagaataattcaaaaatcaaagttgaagttataagagcaaatgatataagttgttagaatccatgataccaagacatcacaagttgcgaagatccaactTTTGAAAGTTCTTCTCTCATGGCCGTGTAactttttgtcttgtaatttttgtctccataaaaaaaatgaaaaaaaaataaaaaaaaatgaataaaaaaaaatgaaaaatgaaaaaaatcatcgttacgttttttttttcaataaggccatagggaagaagagatttataagtcaagcaagaaatcaaagagaagagttaattgtcaaggttttatgaggtttgagagtttatcatcaacagttgaagaccgaagaaggcgttgtttctactgagcactgtgagagagtcgcagaaagatgcattttggttgctttgttagtctgctttcaatctggcacaagatctttctagcactggtttaactcatcacacgtaattagtccagctatgtagcagatgtccctctcatttttatctctctcctaatcttatccagctgtaaatcagcggacgcatcttacaatgtttatctagctgtgtagcggatatctctttatctagcagtcgtgtggatgtgtctccccttttcttcagttagctttagagctgacacctttaatttctctggcattctagttacttggagataggttgagaatatgtatgtcctcatagctctttggatacttgtgaccaattaggagtaatggttttgtgggtacacctctggtaaaccctcccgagattaactcggttttattttttatttttgctcgaggactagcaaataataagtttgggggtatttgatagacacatttatgtgtctattttgttctcaatattctgtgttgttagactcgattaagtacttattgtgttattttgtgtttttgtagatgtttttagagaaataagcctttgcggcgaaatgagctcgaaaagtagtgttttacaccccaggataatgtaccggaggcacctcagaaatgcaccggaagcgtccaagaaatgtaccggaggaacccagaaaatttactatttccaccccaaaattactatttccaccccaattgctaaagggacacccgtacaggattagggggaggacacttttcttctcataattcaaatttcatttttggcgggaaaatatattctctccctggcagattttcaaattgattttcgatggatttgtggagagactaaatggctggaattaattgggtcatatctattgagtataacaagattattctgagcgttggaatgagttaaatttggctagaatccgctaactttcaatctaGAGTTAAACAtggaagatacgctcgagttctctgtgagaggaatttttgggaagttttgtggactaaatggggaagatatctgatattcttaagtgtttatgcaactatggaagtattacagctcatatgcgcaggcagaggggatggagaagatcatatctcggctaacagtgaagaaaatggaaaaaaatattttccgagtaatggagaattatatggagtgaatgagcgagattcgatgggtctgttggatataaataggttgctggggttgggCAGAGAggatgtcgagagtttggggaagttttggaggctacagaatgaagaactcacgagttgcagagctgccatttttctgctgctgctgctgctgatgaagaacaccaagaacacgaagaacggacctgcaccagcagtcgtttatcgtgggtcgtaggtgtgggtcttaaaGCTACAATaaacttcttctgtgtcgttcattttggacgctttctgtgggtcgcacattcactgttttattatttcatcttcattttcatccttgtaaacaccctttgagcaataaataaatattttgagcgtgtttttatcatgatgagctaaacccaacactggaacgacggaggaggtcgaatttcatccatgtggtaatttcattaattcttttatttactttttgcactaattttaattgaattaagattttaaattaattacttgtgatttcatttgatggagtatgcttagtcctaggggtttttgatatgccatgcttaagaaatacaagtaatattttgtaaaatctatcttggcaataaactagagttaatatttgttttgtttttgaactataattgctagaattaatttctgaaccatttgaagaaaaaaaaacggccgaatctttagtcccagtttctcgcaccagtgttaatatttttattgtatatatttattttctattaagtctaaaaaattatccttcacaagtccgagagtttgaacctcattactacaaccccagaaaatctttaatcaaaacactcttgatagaactcacctatctgaatgtggaagtgggtcgcttcctatgagaaaagagctgattctctagagcattcggagaaacgggatttgtccagggccaaaaaggacacaacggcacgaactcgacagcacctagagagatatcacgcgtggttattatcgcggattacaccaaacgattgtagttcaagacatcgcgttcactgtccatcaagtagttccggcaatttctcaccaagcaaaggttcaagacctcatggacacctcttgcctaagtggtatttctcgctttccgttttctgattttttatcggtatttcattcatgtgggggattgttagagaaaatgaatttatacaataatttggtttttggtcttggtgggattggaacttaggatctattggtcactaaggacactaactcattttcactatttgtgaatgaacctttagtctcacatagggaaaactaaagatgatacctctccataagtattgaattttttgatattagagtggcccttgggtcattagaacttttgtgcgagggagaggacttaggcaatgggctagttggtgcaatcgcacattttcacacacgcgcggtgcttcgcaccgaagtacgcacgccgccgccgtccttCCGTCCGTGCGTGCGGgccgggtcgggctcgggttcgggttcggttgtgggtgtgggtcaagacttatattttttgacaaaatttcttttgaattatcgaattaatatttgaaacaaaataattttttGGGCAACACTATGTTTATGCAtgaacattaatttgcatgaacgttttatatcaaacttaaatttgcatgaacgtttttatatcaaacttaaatttgcatgaacgttttatatcaaacataatgatgcatgaacgtttcaaaTCGATATTAATTGATGCATGAAAGTTTAAAACcgttggaaaaaatctgaattaattgaaattgttttaatgcgcgtttatgagacctctctctattctcccctatataaagcgatcactttctctcatttcgtttcgtgtccagaagagctactatcctcttcttttcgtcttctccccctgtgtggtcctttatttttttattccgtgcgcaattgctgttgagatcgtaagagtgggcaagtactgtagtgctaacagtgcttgcaacaggcagttttatcctggatacgaacttgaccacagggtataggcatcactcattcttgaggcgtaccggtcaaatatcgtgttaaggacagcgtgttgaacacgtgactctgtcctctgtttgcagtccaattgagtgtttatttaccttctagaaattaatcatttttattctaacatctttcttgagtgttttattgctACAGACGCAACAAAAACTATATGACAGCTAGAAGGAAGAATGCACAAAGTTACAGACATAAAGAGAGAATTCTGATCACTAAAAAATTGATCAACTAAAACACAAGAATCAAATATTGATGGATGTCAATGGGTTAACAAAACACATAATGTACTAAGACCCGAATCAGTGGGTTCATAATTTACAGAACCAGAATTTTAAGATCATACTGGAGAATATATATGTTAAAGAGTTCAACTTTCATCATCTGCACAAAAGTTGGCATCAGTTTCTATAAGCATAATAAAAGAAGGATTAGATGGTCACTAGGATCAAGCCTCAGCAGTGAGGGACCCGTCAAAAAAACATAATTGGATAATCAACCATCACACAAGATGTTCTACACAGGATCGTCCTAGAAAATGGGAATACACATTATCTTTACTTTCGCGTCCATTTCGTCGTCACTCCAAGCGACTCCACAGCCACCTTCTGACGCCAGTCGCCACCTGCTTTCCATGGCTGGTTGCCTCTCCTATCCTTCATACTCCTGCCATTCTTTTTTCTCCTTGTTTTGGTAACTCCTTCTGTCATCGTCCTATATTTAATTTTGGTAACTCCTGCCACAGTCCTATCTTTAATTTTGGTAACTCCTTCAGCCTTCGTCTTATCCTTAAATACCCGTGGGGCATCTTCTGCGAGCTTCCACCACTTGGTCCATGTAGTTTTGGCGCCAAAGACAAAATCGGATACCAAGAGCTGATGTTGTGAGACAACACATCCTTCAGGTATAACCTTACATTCCTTGCACTCCTTTCTATCCCCTCTCCTAGCAAGAAAAAAGTTGATCTGGCTAGAGTACTCACCATTTATAAAGGTAACAATATGGGATTCTTTCTTTTTAAAGAAGGTGTTAGCTACCATGAGGTCATTGGCTAAAGCGaaattcaagatttcttctccttcttggtTTTTATCACCATACCCAAACCCTCCATGCACCCTGTGAAACCCCTCCCTACTTCTGCCAACGTGACCGTGGAAGTCTCCTCCAATGATAAGCCTCTCACTACTAGGCACACCTCTGACCAGGCCATTCAGATCTTCCCAGAACTTCTGCTTGGCGTCCTCACTTACATATACTTGTGNNNNNNNNNNtcgtaagagtgggcaagtactgtagtgctaacagtgcttgcaacaggcagttttatcctggatacgaacttgaccacagggtataggcatcactcattcttgaggcgtaccggtcaaatatcgtgttaaggacagcgtgttgaacacgtgactctgtcctctgtttgcagtccaattgagtgtttatttaccttctagaaattaatcatttttattctaacatctttcttgagtgttttattgctACAGACGCAACAAAAACTATATGACAGCTAGAAGGAAGAATGCACAAAGTTACAGACATAAAGAGAGAATTCTGATCACTAAAAAATTGATCAACTAAAACACAAGAATCAAATATTGATGGATGTCAATGGGTTAACAAAACACATAATGTACTAAGACCCGAATCAGTGGGTTCATAATTTACAGAACCAGAATTTCAAGATCATACTGGAGAATATACATGTTAAAGAGTTCAACTTTCATCATCTGCACAAAAGTTGGCATCAGTTTCTATAAGCATAATAAAAGAAGGATTAGATGGTCACTAGGATCAAGCCTCAGCACCCGTCAAAAAAACATAATTGGATAATCAACCATCACACAAGATGTTCTACACAGGATCGTCCTAGAAAATGGGAATACACATTATCTTTACTTTCGCGTCCATTTCGTCGTCACTCCAAGCGACTCCACAGCCACCTTCTGACGCCAGTCGCCACCTGCTTTCCATGGCTGGTTGCCTCTCCTATCCTTCATACTCCTGCCATTCTTTTTTCTCCTTGTTTTGGTAACTCCTTCTGTCATCGTCCTATATTTAATTTTGGTAACTCCTGCCACAGTCCTATCTTTAATTTTGGTAACTCCTTCAGCCTTCGTCTTATCCTTAAATACCCGTGGGGCATCTTCTGCGAGCTTCCACCACTTGGTCCATGTAGTTTTGGCGCCAAAGACAAAATCGGATACCAAGAGCTGATGTTGTGAGACAACACATCCTTCAGGTATAACCTTACATTCCTTGCACTCCTTTCTATCCCCTCTCCTAGCAAGAAAAAAGTTGATCTGGCTAGAGTACTCACCATTTATAAAGGTAACAATATGGGATTCTTTCTTTTTAAAGAAGGTGTTAGCTACCATGAGGTCATTGGCTAAAGCGaaattcaagatttcttctccttcttggtTTTTATCACCATACCCAAACCCTCCATGCACCCTGTGAAACCCCTCCCTACTTCTGCCAACGTGACCGTGGAAGTCTCCTCCAATGATAAGCCTCTCACTACTAGGCACACCTCTGACCAGGCCATTCAGATCTTCCCAGAACTTCTGCTTGGCGTCCTCACTTACATATACTTGTGCGGCAGACGCACTTATGACATTCAAAACCATATGACTAACTATGAGCTTGACTAGGATGATCCCAGTTTTTCTTGTAACGCCAAAGATTCTGTTCTTAAGGCTCTTGTCAACTAAGATGCCTACTCCGTTTGGTTTTTCTCCTCCTCTGTTCCATATCCTAAAGCCTGTGTCTTCCACCTCCACCTCATCCAGGCGTCCCCATCTAGTCTCCTGAACGCATAAGATATTTACACCACTTCTAGCCGCAGTATCAACTACCTCTCTTAACTTTCCTGTTAAGGACCCTACATTCCAGCTACCGAAACGAACAGTAGTTCCCTTGGCTAGGTTCTTTGCTTCTCGCACATATTCAGCGAGGTACGAAGACTCTCGCTCATTGTTAAGAAGACATGAAGAGGTGGTACTACTACCTTGAGTTGGTCTCTGTAAAACCGAGGCATCTTCGTTACTGTTATATCCATCAACTGCCCCACTTACAAGCGTTGTTGGATTTCCTTGAGACATAGCTCCTGGATTAGGGGGGGGCATTTGAAGTATGGGTTGTTCCCCCAGGCACAGTTGGTGGAGGACTCAATGGCTGACCACCGTAACCTGAAAAAGGCCATCCAAAAAAGATTTTAAGGAATGAAAACTAGAAAGGGCACATGTGCAGCACTACTACACGGTGACAAACATACCCACGCATTGGAACATGTTAGAAAAGCAGATACTACGGGAGAACAGGGGCAGAGCCACATTGAAGGGTGTCTGTGCAGTTGCCCACCCAACCCAGCTGGCTCCCAAGCATGCACCGATCGGTGACTTGCCCGCCTGTTCTTCCTCAAAACCGAGCTCCGCCCGTGAGAGAAGACTTCGGATTTGGTGATCAATAGTCTAACTGTCTAAGTAGTGTGCAATAGGTCATCCTCTAACCTGGGTACGATATATAGGTTGAAGAGTATCCTCAATTTCACTATCCTGAAAGTCGAGGGAAATGGCAGTTGGAATTCAATGATCCCTAAAGGTTCAAACCAAGTTTTCTCTTAATTTCTGTTCAAAAGCTTGGTGCATACGAAATCTTATTTCTTGTTTCCCCAATGCCCCaaccagaaaagaaaaaaaaaagtggctTTCAAGGGATAATATTCCCCGAAATACTTACCATAGACTACAGGTTTAAGTGTTTCTTGTTTCTCGTGTCTAGACTAGACTAATTAGATCCAGAAATAGTTTCAAACTGTGGTGTTTACTCTCATGTCCTTATAAAAGTTGATGGAAGATGTATGAACTATGAAGAATCATTGTTTCTCAATATGAGTCCAAATCAAACAGATTTGTCATCTCAGAGATAAAAATTAAAGATCTTAGTAGTGAACTAAATAGTGCTGGGTATGAAAATTTTAGTGCAGGTGCATCATTGGATGCATCTATGAGCATGTATAAATCTTAACAAAATAGTTATTTGCCACAAAACTTAAATTGAACCAACTAGAAA
This portion of the Papaver somniferum cultivar HN1 chromosome 11, ASM357369v1, whole genome shotgun sequence genome encodes:
- the LOC113323183 gene encoding craniofacial development protein 2-like isoform X1, coding for MPPPNPGAMSQGNPTTLVSGAVDGYNSNEDASVLQRPTQGSSTTSSCLLNNERESSYLAEYVREAKNLAKGTTVRFGSWNVGSLTGKLREVVDTAARSGVNILCVQETRWGRLDEVEVEDTGFRIWNRGGEKPNGVGILVDKSLKNRIFGVTRKTGIILVKLIVSHMVLNVISASAAQVYVSEDAKQKFWEDLNGLVRGVPSSERLIIGGDFHGHVGRSREGFHRVHGGFGYGDKNQEGEEILNFALANDLMVANTFFKKKESHIVTFINGEYSSQINFFLARRGDRKECKECKVIPEGCVVSQHQLLVSDFVFGAKTTWTKWWKLAEDAPRVFKDKTKAEGVTKIKDRTVAGVTKIKYRTMTEGVTKTRRKKNGRSMKDRRGNQPWKAGGDWRQKVAVESLGVTTKWTRK